The DNA segment CAAACATTCAGATTTTTGTACTTTTGTCTGATCTCTTACAACAAAAGCActggtttttattttcttttcaaaaatgggttttgtaaaaaatgttaaatctaAAGTTTTTCTATATACAAACTATCTGTTTGGTGCTTGCATAGGTGTGAGTTCAAAGTACATGAGCTCAGAGGCAAATGATTCACAGAGCATGGGAAGCAAATGCTCTTCTGCGTCAATCAGAACAAACCCTCGAACCGAAGGAGAGATCTTGCAATCTCCAAACCTCAAAAGTTTCAGTTTGGATGAGCTCAAATCAGCAACTAGGAATTTCAGACAAGATAGTGTTCTTGGCGAAGGTGGATTCGGTTGCGTCTTTAAAGGATGGATTGATGAGCAGTCTCTCGCTGCTTCTAAACCGGGAACCGGTATGGTTATTGCTGTCAAAAGACTTAACCAAGATGGTTGGCAAGGTCATCAGGAATGGCTGGTAAGTTCAAAAAGTTATATACCTTACTCAAATTTGTTCTTTTGAACTTGTTATTgaagatttttgttgttgttgtaggctGAAGTGAATTACTTGGGGCAGTTCTCTCATCCTAATCTTGTGAAACTTATCGGTTATTGCTTAGAGGATGAGCATCGTCTTCTTGTGTATGAGTTCATGCCTCGTGGAAGCTTAGAAAATCATTTATTCAGAAGTATTtgtcttctcttctcttgtctATATTCCTATGCTAACTCTTTAGGAGTATTCAATCATGTTTTCTTGATGTTGCAGGAGGTTCTTACTTCCAACCGTTATCTTGGACTCTACGGTTGAAAGTTGCTCTTGGTGCTGCACAAGGCCTAGCTTTTCTCCACAACGCCGAGACTCAAGTCATATACCGTGACTTCAAAACTTCTAATATACTTATTGATGCGGTacgtccatttttttaaataataatgtcaAAAGGATGTGAAAGgttaaaaaatatcttttgaCACATGATCACAGGACTACAATGCCAAGCTTTCTGATTTTGGATTGGCTAAAGACGGTCCAACAGGTGATAAAAGCCATGTCTCTACAAGGATCATGGGTACTTACGGATACGCAGCTCCTGAGTACCTTCTGACCGGTTAGTTAGTCTCTCTAAACCCTTTTTGATTAACTTCTTTGTGATGACTACTGACTCTTTCACTTTCCTTAAAGGTCATTTAACAACCAAGAGTGATGTCTATAGCTACGGTGTTGTGCTTTTGGAGATACTGTCTGGACTTAGAGTGGTTGA comes from the Brassica napus cultivar Da-Ae chromosome A7, Da-Ae, whole genome shotgun sequence genome and includes:
- the LOC106352626 gene encoding probable serine/threonine-protein kinase PBL10 isoform X2 encodes the protein MGICLSAQIKAESPSNTGVSSKYMSSEANDSQSMGSKCSSASIRTNPRTEGEILQSPNLKSFSLDELKSATRNFRQDSVLGEGGFGCVFKGWIDEQSLAASKPGTGMVIAVKRLNQDGWQGHQEWLAEVNYLGQFSHPNLVKLIGYCLEDEHRLLVYEFMPRGSLENHLFRRGSYFQPLSWTLRLKVALGAAQGLAFLHNAETQVIYRDFKTSNILIDADYNAKLSDFGLAKDGPTGDKSHVSTRIMGTYGYAAPEYLLTGHLTTKSDVYSYGVVLLEILSGLRVVDKNRPPGEQKLVDWAKPLLANKRKLFKVIDNRLHDQYSMEEVCKVATLALRCLTTEIKMRPNMNEVVAHLQHIQALHEAGGGNNIDKEDKRMRRRSDSVLLLSQKPNEGFARQTAAYPRPSASHLFA
- the LOC106352626 gene encoding probable serine/threonine-protein kinase PBL10 isoform X1; its protein translation is MGFVKNVKSKVFLYTNYLFGACIGVSSKYMSSEANDSQSMGSKCSSASIRTNPRTEGEILQSPNLKSFSLDELKSATRNFRQDSVLGEGGFGCVFKGWIDEQSLAASKPGTGMVIAVKRLNQDGWQGHQEWLAEVNYLGQFSHPNLVKLIGYCLEDEHRLLVYEFMPRGSLENHLFRRGSYFQPLSWTLRLKVALGAAQGLAFLHNAETQVIYRDFKTSNILIDADYNAKLSDFGLAKDGPTGDKSHVSTRIMGTYGYAAPEYLLTGHLTTKSDVYSYGVVLLEILSGLRVVDKNRPPGEQKLVDWAKPLLANKRKLFKVIDNRLHDQYSMEEVCKVATLALRCLTTEIKMRPNMNEVVAHLQHIQALHEAGGGNNIDKEDKRMRRRSDSVLLLSQKPNEGFARQTAAYPRPSASHLFA